A region from the Elusimicrobiaceae bacterium genome encodes:
- a CDS encoding cell division protein FtsW, giving the protein MPKLFSKSKAKRPMATRRNTLFKSATSAHKQNNLSKGWHFMQIDKTLAFITFAFVCGGLIFTYSSSAFDSAGFFTRQVIFDTIGILAALFLSQMYGKLQQIIKPIWLMYGTWAMLIAVLFTEPIANVHRWIDVGPFNIQPSEIAKVTLVIYIANYLSTVQGRLGKNWKMLIKPLLITAITFFLMGLAPDLGTPMLMAAVVVALLFVAGANIKHLVFLGLCSVPLILHQLIFYRYRLERVLSFLNPEATASTSGYQLVQSFMAVGSGGWFGKGLGNSELKLEYLPEAHTDFIFSIMCEELGLFRVLIVLALFCWLLTRGISLARIAKNSFHSLVIFGLTLTICLQAFFNMGMAIGLLPTKGIALPFFSYGGSSVIMTLVMMGIMVNMAASESQPKQSYQDDFTSYKNRNR; this is encoded by the coding sequence ATGCCAAAATTATTTTCTAAATCAAAAGCCAAAAGACCCATGGCAACAAGGCGGAATACGTTGTTTAAATCCGCCACGTCCGCACACAAACAAAACAACCTCTCCAAAGGTTGGCATTTTATGCAAATTGACAAAACATTGGCTTTTATTACCTTTGCCTTTGTGTGCGGAGGGTTGATTTTTACCTATTCTTCTTCCGCTTTTGATTCGGCCGGATTTTTTACCCGTCAAGTAATTTTTGACACCATCGGTATTTTGGCAGCTTTGTTTCTGTCTCAAATGTATGGCAAATTACAGCAAATCATTAAACCTATTTGGCTAATGTACGGCACTTGGGCTATGTTGATTGCGGTTTTGTTTACAGAGCCGATAGCCAATGTGCATCGCTGGATAGATGTAGGCCCTTTTAATATACAACCGTCAGAAATTGCAAAGGTGACTTTGGTCATCTATATAGCCAATTACCTAAGCACTGTTCAAGGCAGGCTGGGGAAGAATTGGAAAATGTTGATTAAGCCACTTTTAATAACGGCAATCACCTTTTTTCTGATGGGATTGGCTCCTGATTTGGGAACTCCAATGCTCATGGCAGCGGTAGTAGTGGCACTTTTATTTGTAGCCGGTGCCAATATTAAACACTTAGTGTTTTTAGGGTTATGTTCTGTTCCGCTGATTTTGCATCAATTAATTTTTTACCGCTATCGTTTAGAGAGGGTCCTTTCATTCTTAAATCCGGAAGCAACGGCCTCCACGTCCGGATATCAGTTAGTACAGTCCTTTATGGCCGTAGGTTCAGGCGGTTGGTTTGGTAAAGGATTGGGAAACAGCGAACTTAAACTTGAATATTTACCGGAGGCTCATACAGACTTCATTTTTTCTATCATGTGTGAAGAATTAGGCCTGTTTAGGGTTCTCATTGTTTTGGCCCTTTTTTGTTGGCTGCTGACACGTGGTATTTCTTTGGCTCGTATTGCTAAGAATAGTTTTCATAGTTTGGTTATTTTTGGTCTTACTTTAACAATTTGTTTGCAAGCATTCTTTAATATGGGAATGGCTATCGGTCTATTGCCGACGAAAGGGATCGCTTTGCCGTTTTTCTCATATGGCGGGTCTTCTGTAATTATGACTTTAGTGATGATGGGGATTATGGTTAATATGGCCGCCAGTGAATCGCAACCCAAACAATCTTATCAAGACGATTTTACAAGTTATAAAAATAGGAATAGATAG
- a CDS encoding phospho-N-acetylmuramoyl-pentapeptide-transferase — translation MLYYLSLFKDDLSFLNIFNYITFRTGGAIATAFLISLVFGPSLIAKLRSFKIQQIEREYGPASHLSKNGTPTMGGLLILVSLLLSVLLWARLDSAYIGLMLFTTISLAFAGILDDYTKLVKKNPEGIASSVKLTIQLFTAIVVVAYLAMNPPNGQYTTAMLIPYMSKAFVDLSVFYFAFSMLVIVGSSNATNLTDGLDGLAAGCMVFAAITYAVFAYLAGNINFADYLKIIYVPGAGEITVFLGALVGACLGFLWFNAYPASVFMGDTSSLFLGGVLGTAALCVKQELLLPIAGGIFVLETLSVMMQMGYFKLTRGKRLFKMAPIHHHFELCGVPESKVIVRFWIMGAMLMLLSLASLKIR, via the coding sequence ATGCTATATTACTTGTCTTTATTTAAAGATGATTTAAGTTTCTTAAATATCTTTAACTACATTACTTTCCGTACCGGAGGAGCAATTGCCACTGCGTTTTTGATTTCTCTTGTTTTTGGACCTAGCTTGATTGCTAAACTTCGTTCTTTTAAAATTCAACAAATTGAACGAGAATATGGGCCGGCCTCTCACTTAAGCAAAAATGGTACCCCCACGATGGGCGGACTGCTGATTTTGGTAAGTCTGTTGCTCAGTGTGTTGCTATGGGCCAGACTGGACAGTGCCTATATCGGGCTAATGTTATTTACCACTATTAGTTTAGCCTTTGCCGGTATTTTAGATGATTACACCAAATTGGTAAAGAAAAATCCGGAGGGAATCGCCTCCTCTGTTAAACTAACCATTCAATTGTTTACGGCTATTGTAGTTGTGGCCTATTTGGCCATGAATCCGCCTAATGGGCAGTACACTACTGCTATGTTAATTCCCTATATGAGCAAGGCTTTTGTGGATTTATCTGTATTTTATTTTGCCTTTTCCATGTTGGTAATTGTGGGGTCCTCTAATGCCACCAACCTAACGGATGGCTTGGACGGTTTGGCAGCCGGATGTATGGTTTTTGCCGCTATTACTTATGCCGTATTTGCTTATCTAGCCGGCAATATCAACTTTGCAGATTATCTAAAAATTATCTATGTACCAGGTGCGGGGGAAATTACTGTATTTTTAGGTGCATTGGTGGGGGCATGTTTAGGCTTTTTATGGTTTAATGCCTATCCGGCCAGTGTCTTTATGGGAGATACCAGCTCTTTATTTTTGGGCGGAGTTTTGGGAACGGCCGCCTTGTGCGTAAAACAAGAGCTTCTGTTGCCGATTGCCGGTGGAATTTTTGTATTGGAAACGTTGTCAGTGATGATGCAAATGGGATATTTTAAATTAACACGCGGAAAACGTTTATTCAAAATGGCCCCGATTCATCATCACTTTGAATTATGTGGTGTACCTGAATCAAAAGTAATTGTACGTTTTTGGATCATGGGAGCGATGTTAATGCTGCTCTCTTTAGCTTCTTTAAAGATACGTTAA
- the murF gene encoding UDP-N-acetylmuramoyl-tripeptide--D-alanyl-D-alanine ligase: MKLNLTVNKLVSITQGVLSGGRETDKINSFVTDSRVIAQGDVFWALKGQSHDAHDFLDDVIDKGAKFVVVEKGRYTNTKDHVAVLEVDNTLRALQSLAKYHRQNSTLKIAAITGSNGKSTTKQMLKSICQQAGETVANMGNFNNQFGVPFSLLEIQDKHKYGIFELGASHPGDIAEIASLALPDVAVITNVSAAHLEFFKDLETVYKTKTEIVDCIAPGGCLVYNIDDEMLSRLAAYKGKSISFGFSDRADLHILETEQFSFTYKDTAYVFDLKLERHDKLNAAAACAAAIALGLFMDDIQKGLQAYVPMPMRMERLKRDNTQFILDCYNANPASMKNALQILGRDTNTPRIAVLGDMKELGETSKDFHRLIARWILDNQIEYAFLAGKEMGYAADILKDNTSVNLHYAENPNEWIPMLKGLLDKRGGTCLLKASRSMNFEKILKEI; encoded by the coding sequence ATGAAGTTGAATTTGACGGTAAATAAACTTGTTTCTATCACGCAAGGAGTTTTGTCCGGAGGGCGAGAAACAGATAAAATTAATTCTTTCGTCACCGATAGCCGCGTGATTGCGCAAGGTGATGTGTTTTGGGCCTTAAAAGGCCAAAGCCATGATGCGCACGATTTTTTAGATGATGTTATTGATAAAGGAGCCAAGTTTGTGGTGGTGGAAAAAGGCCGCTACACAAACACTAAGGATCATGTAGCCGTTTTGGAAGTGGACAACACCTTACGCGCACTTCAATCTTTGGCAAAATATCACCGTCAAAACAGTACACTTAAAATTGCTGCCATTACCGGATCTAATGGTAAAAGCACCACCAAACAAATGTTGAAATCCATTTGCCAACAAGCCGGTGAAACAGTGGCTAATATGGGTAATTTTAATAATCAATTCGGAGTGCCCTTTTCTTTATTAGAAATCCAAGACAAACATAAATATGGAATTTTTGAATTAGGGGCATCTCATCCGGGCGATATTGCCGAAATTGCCTCCTTAGCCTTGCCCGATGTTGCCGTAATTACCAATGTGTCTGCTGCTCATTTAGAGTTTTTTAAAGATTTGGAAACGGTTTATAAAACAAAGACGGAGATTGTGGATTGTATTGCTCCCGGCGGTTGCTTGGTGTACAATATAGATGATGAAATGCTGTCCCGATTGGCAGCGTATAAAGGCAAATCTATCAGTTTTGGTTTTTCAGATAGGGCAGACTTGCATATTTTGGAAACGGAACAATTTTCTTTTACATACAAAGATACGGCTTATGTGTTTGATTTAAAATTGGAACGACATGATAAATTAAATGCTGCCGCCGCTTGTGCTGCCGCCATCGCTTTGGGATTATTTATGGACGATATCCAAAAAGGATTGCAGGCCTACGTGCCTATGCCGATGCGTATGGAACGGCTTAAACGAGATAATACGCAATTTATTTTAGATTGCTATAATGCCAATCCTGCCAGCATGAAAAATGCTTTACAAATTTTGGGACGGGATACAAATACCCCGCGTATTGCCGTCTTGGGAGACATGAAAGAATTGGGAGAAACTTCCAAAGATTTTCATCGTTTAATTGCCCGTTGGATTTTGGATAATCAAATAGAATATGCCTTTTTAGCCGGAAAAGAAATGGGTTATGCCGCCGATATTTTAAAGGATAACACTTCGGTAAATTTGCATTATGCCGAAAATCCGAATGAATGGATCCCAATGTTAAAAGGACTGCTGGATAAACGCGGGGGGACCTGTTTGTTAAAGGCCTCTCGCAGTATGAATTTTGAAAAAATACTCAAGGAGATTTAA
- a CDS encoding penicillin-binding protein 2: MFRKKNPFSFNTKARMKLCGMLCLFAPLAIGIRLFYMQTFLHDEFASKADRTIYNYLKEDRLRGEIYDVNGNFLAESVRTHSCGVNKRYVKDKAKTIAFLSENLGLTKKEIEKKWNQHKNFFFVAKKIKPETYMKMRPVLRTSLGQGLELTPEYERIHPYGDSAIDILGEANSKNLGLSGIELMFNDELSQDISKRRAKRGGRGEVIYDRSLKEEKSVGSIYLTIDSLAQYYAEKALDQAVADYAPEHGLILVQEPKTGRILASASYPRKDGQALPFQFTYEPGSTFKTIAVASALDAGAVSIDDAIDMEGRKWEVARGVTVRDKQHDKDELTIPEIMALSSNIGAGKIALELGAKNFFYYIKAFGFGTKTDINFNGESKGYLPPYNKWTKVDTASKGYGYGISLTPIQLIGAYSAIANGGYLMQPHLVDRIEYFNGKVEKKAKVQKIRRVLKPETVKIMKEVLEHVVLEGSGQRAKIAGYGVAGKTGTAEKLSKEGGYAKRHHVVSFCGFTPIKDPRFTILVVLDNPAKYTFGGTAATPVFKQVAEGLLAMYGVPQEPAEEEQEK; encoded by the coding sequence ATGTTTCGAAAGAAAAATCCTTTTTCCTTTAATACTAAAGCACGCATGAAATTATGCGGGATGCTTTGTTTGTTTGCGCCTTTGGCCATCGGTATTCGCTTGTTTTATATGCAAACTTTTTTGCATGATGAGTTTGCATCTAAGGCAGACCGTACGATTTATAATTACTTAAAAGAGGATCGCCTGCGTGGGGAAATCTATGACGTGAACGGGAACTTTTTGGCGGAATCTGTGCGCACCCATTCTTGCGGTGTAAATAAACGTTATGTCAAAGATAAAGCAAAAACAATTGCGTTTTTGTCGGAAAACTTGGGGTTAACTAAAAAAGAAATAGAAAAAAAGTGGAATCAGCATAAAAATTTCTTCTTCGTTGCAAAGAAAATAAAACCTGAAACCTATATGAAGATGAGGCCCGTTTTGCGCACCTCTTTGGGACAAGGACTAGAATTAACTCCGGAATATGAGCGCATTCACCCCTACGGAGACAGTGCCATTGATATTTTGGGAGAAGCCAACTCTAAAAATTTGGGACTTTCCGGCATAGAATTAATGTTTAATGATGAATTGAGTCAAGACATCAGCAAGCGCAGAGCCAAGCGCGGCGGACGCGGAGAAGTGATTTACGACCGCAGTTTAAAAGAGGAAAAATCGGTAGGAAGTATTTATCTAACCATTGATTCTTTGGCTCAGTATTATGCCGAAAAAGCATTGGATCAAGCGGTGGCTGATTATGCGCCGGAACATGGCTTAATTTTGGTGCAAGAACCCAAAACAGGGCGCATTTTGGCTTCTGCATCTTATCCTCGTAAAGACGGGCAGGCTCTGCCTTTCCAATTTACTTATGAACCAGGCTCCACCTTTAAAACAATAGCCGTTGCTTCTGCCTTAGATGCAGGGGCGGTATCTATTGATGATGCTATCGACATGGAAGGACGTAAGTGGGAAGTGGCGCGCGGTGTCACCGTAAGAGATAAGCAACACGATAAAGATGAACTAACTATTCCTGAAATTATGGCCTTGTCTTCCAACATTGGAGCGGGGAAAATCGCTTTGGAATTGGGAGCAAAAAACTTCTTTTATTATATTAAAGCCTTTGGTTTCGGTACAAAAACAGATATTAATTTTAATGGCGAATCAAAAGGGTATCTGCCGCCTTATAATAAATGGACAAAAGTGGACACTGCCAGTAAAGGTTATGGTTATGGCATATCACTTACTCCGATACAACTCATCGGCGCTTATTCTGCCATTGCCAATGGCGGATATTTAATGCAACCGCACCTTGTGGACCGTATTGAATATTTCAACGGCAAAGTGGAAAAAAAGGCCAAAGTACAAAAGATACGCCGCGTATTAAAACCGGAAACAGTAAAAATAATGAAAGAAGTGCTGGAACACGTGGTTTTGGAAGGGTCTGGTCAAAGAGCTAAAATTGCCGGCTACGGTGTGGCCGGAAAAACGGGGACCGCCGAAAAATTAAGCAAAGAAGGTGGCTATGCCAAGCGACACCATGTGGTTTCTTTTTGTGGGTTTACGCCTATCAAAGACCCCCGTTTTACTATTTTGGTTGTGTTGGATAATCCTGCTAAATATACCTTCGGCGGTACGGCGGCTACACCGGTATTTAAACAAGTGGCCGAAGGGCTTTTGGCTATGTATGGCGTACCCCAAGAGCCGGCTGAAGAAGAACAGGAAAAGTGA
- the ftsL gene encoding cell division protein FtsL, with amino-acid sequence MRVFIIVFISAIFAFGVVMMRVEIHRAGRSIGKLQNEVQVKEARNQYLELENARLSSPLIVSEIAQEQLKLRRTPPQNVVVLEN; translated from the coding sequence ATGAGAGTATTTATCATTGTTTTTATTTCAGCTATTTTTGCTTTTGGAGTCGTGATGATGAGGGTGGAAATTCATCGTGCGGGCCGTTCTATTGGTAAATTACAAAATGAAGTACAGGTAAAAGAAGCGCGAAATCAATATTTAGAGTTGGAAAATGCACGTTTATCAAGTCCCTTAATCGTAAGCGAAATAGCCCAAGAACAATTAAAATTACGGCGTACTCCGCCACAAAATGTCGTAGTGTTGGAAAATTAA
- the rsmH gene encoding 16S rRNA (cytosine(1402)-N(4))-methyltransferase RsmH codes for MQQQWTHIPILAPEIAELLLLNKDGIYIDGTLGLGGHTKFFLERLSAQARIFGFDRDSQALSMAQERVADARLTAIHASYTQAAEVLKKQGIDGVDGALFDLGLSSYQLDNPARGFSLLRDGPLDMRFDLSAPLTAEKIVNEWGLAELERIFVEYGEDRNAHAIAMSIMASRREGRIDTTFKLKNIVEKVVKGRGKIHPATQIFQALRIAVNDELGAVESVVSTLPDIIKAGGRAAVLTFHSLEDRLVKKYFKDLASGGAWKLVNKHVIVPSYQEVRSNSRSRSAKLRVIERI; via the coding sequence ATGCAACAACAATGGACGCATATTCCCATATTAGCTCCGGAAATAGCGGAACTTCTTTTATTAAATAAAGACGGCATTTACATAGATGGCACTTTAGGATTGGGCGGTCATACTAAATTCTTTTTGGAAAGGCTCTCTGCCCAAGCACGTATATTCGGTTTTGACCGGGACTCACAGGCCTTATCTATGGCGCAAGAACGGGTGGCAGATGCGCGTTTGACGGCTATCCATGCCTCTTATACTCAAGCGGCCGAAGTGCTGAAAAAACAAGGAATTGACGGGGTTGATGGGGCTTTGTTTGATTTAGGGTTAAGTTCTTATCAATTAGATAATCCTGCTAGAGGATTTAGCCTGTTAAGAGATGGGCCTTTGGATATGCGTTTTGATTTATCGGCCCCTTTAACTGCCGAAAAGATAGTCAATGAGTGGGGCCTTGCCGAATTAGAGCGTATTTTTGTGGAATATGGAGAGGATAGAAATGCCCATGCCATCGCTATGTCTATCATGGCCAGCCGCAGAGAAGGACGCATAGACACTACATTTAAATTAAAAAATATCGTTGAAAAGGTAGTAAAAGGCAGAGGAAAAATCCATCCGGCTACACAAATTTTCCAAGCACTTCGCATTGCTGTGAATGATGAGTTGGGGGCTGTGGAAAGCGTGGTATCCACCTTGCCCGATATTATTAAAGCGGGTGGACGGGCCGCTGTGCTGACCTTCCATTCTTTAGAAGATCGTTTGGTGAAAAAATATTTTAAAGATTTGGCCTCCGGCGGCGCTTGGAAATTGGTTAATAAACATGTCATTGTGCCCAGTTATCAAGAGGTACGCAGCAATAGCCGCAGCCGAAGTGCCAAATTAAGAGTGATTGAAAGAATATGA
- the rsmG gene encoding 16S rRNA (guanine(527)-N(7))-methyltransferase RsmG: protein MQKKMRDFAFKIGLSITDNALEKLALYADLVWQKKDFLNLTSVCSKQEIFSRHLCDGLSAAAFLNKKTQGGVFSVADMGSGAGYIGLTIAITLPQVKVTLVESLEKRCSFMNWAILKLGLQNVTVSCARLGQKEVGTFDFVTERAMGQINDILPLIAPCVKEGGFFIPYQSDPHEAKKDLLTRLNLSKQTPVAYTLPEENKERFLAVFQKEWIS, encoded by the coding sequence ATGCAGAAAAAAATGCGTGATTTTGCCTTTAAAATCGGTTTAAGCATAACTGACAATGCCTTAGAAAAATTGGCTTTGTATGCTGATTTAGTGTGGCAAAAAAAAGATTTTTTAAATTTGACTAGTGTTTGTTCCAAGCAGGAAATTTTTTCGCGTCACTTATGTGATGGGTTAAGTGCAGCTGCTTTTTTGAACAAAAAAACACAAGGGGGCGTTTTTTCTGTAGCGGATATGGGCTCCGGAGCGGGATATATCGGCTTAACTATTGCCATTACATTACCGCAGGTTAAGGTGACATTGGTAGAAAGTTTGGAAAAAAGATGCTCTTTTATGAATTGGGCTATTTTAAAGTTGGGACTACAAAATGTGACCGTATCTTGTGCCCGTTTAGGACAAAAAGAAGTAGGAACGTTTGATTTTGTGACGGAGCGCGCAATGGGGCAAATCAATGACATCTTGCCTTTGATTGCTCCTTGTGTAAAAGAGGGGGGATTTTTTATACCTTATCAAAGTGACCCTCATGAAGCAAAAAAAGATTTATTAACGCGCTTAAATTTAAGCAAACAAACTCCGGTAGCGTATACTTTACCGGAGGAAAATAAAGAACGCTTTTTGGCGGTATTTCAAAAAGAATGGATATCATAA
- the mnmG gene encoding tRNA uridine-5-carboxymethylaminomethyl(34) synthesis enzyme MnmG has product MFEYKEMYDVIVVGGGHAGCEAALAAAKTGAKTLLMSQNLDTIAQMSCNPSIGGIAKGQIVREIDALGGAMGLITDSAAVHYHLLNTGKGPAVHSPRVQCDKKDYQFNFKHALELQDNLDVIQDEATEVATDDKGVCGIITLRQTFYRAKTVVLTTGTFLGGTIHIGEIMFPGGRYNDMPSNHLSDSLKKLGLNIIRFKTGTPMRINARGIDFSKFRLQPSDNPFQPISHFTDYQTQSKRKFLSCYITRTTDETDKILRENFQRSAMYSGNITALGPRYCPSVEDKTKKFPEVKSHPLFLEPEGNNTQEYYIQGFSTSMPEEVQRALLASVPGLENAVITRAGYAVEYDFADPMDLYPSLESKKIAGLFCAGQMNGTTGYEEAGGQGFVAGVNAARKTQNKEPFVLRRDEAYIGVLIDDLVTKGVNEPYRMFTSRAEYRILLRNDNADLRLCPHGFALGTLDTKYKKAFENYQKQVELLKADPNHQIDETDLYPWSAEKVRFHVEVHQKYSGYYERNKKDAEKLAQSDNIVIPEGFDPSSVKGLLIESRQKLKAVCPRTLGQASRIPGVTPADIQLLAIHIERFRRLKHAEKNA; this is encoded by the coding sequence ATGTTTGAATATAAAGAAATGTATGATGTCATTGTTGTAGGTGGCGGACATGCCGGTTGTGAGGCGGCTTTGGCAGCGGCAAAAACCGGTGCTAAAACTTTGCTGATGAGTCAAAACTTAGATACCATTGCCCAAATGTCCTGCAATCCCTCTATCGGTGGTATTGCCAAAGGCCAAATTGTGCGAGAAATAGACGCCTTAGGCGGAGCGATGGGTTTAATTACAGATTCTGCTGCCGTACATTACCATTTGCTCAATACTGGTAAAGGGCCGGCTGTTCATTCTCCGCGTGTGCAATGCGATAAAAAAGACTATCAATTTAATTTTAAACATGCCCTAGAATTGCAAGATAATTTAGACGTTATTCAAGACGAAGCAACCGAAGTAGCCACCGATGACAAAGGGGTATGCGGCATTATCACCCTGCGTCAAACTTTTTACCGTGCAAAAACGGTGGTGCTGACAACGGGTACATTTTTAGGTGGAACGATTCATATCGGGGAAATTATGTTTCCGGGCGGTCGTTATAACGACATGCCCAGCAATCACCTCTCTGATAGTTTAAAGAAATTAGGGCTTAACATCATTCGCTTTAAAACAGGTACTCCCATGAGAATTAATGCCCGGGGAATTGATTTTTCTAAGTTTCGCCTGCAACCCAGCGATAATCCTTTCCAACCTATTTCTCATTTTACGGATTATCAAACGCAGTCTAAGCGTAAATTTCTCTCTTGCTACATTACGCGTACAACTGATGAAACAGATAAAATCTTGCGGGAGAATTTCCAACGTTCGGCCATGTATAGCGGTAATATTACCGCATTAGGGCCGCGTTATTGTCCTTCTGTAGAAGATAAAACTAAAAAGTTTCCGGAGGTAAAATCTCACCCGTTATTTTTAGAGCCGGAAGGAAACAATACCCAAGAATATTATATTCAAGGGTTTTCTACCAGTATGCCGGAAGAAGTGCAACGGGCATTGTTGGCTTCTGTACCGGGTTTGGAGAATGCCGTTATTACACGGGCGGGATATGCCGTAGAATATGATTTTGCCGATCCGATGGACCTCTATCCTTCTTTAGAAAGCAAGAAGATTGCGGGGTTGTTTTGCGCCGGACAAATGAACGGAACCACCGGTTATGAAGAAGCCGGCGGACAAGGGTTTGTGGCCGGTGTGAATGCGGCCCGAAAGACGCAAAATAAAGAACCTTTTGTGCTACGCAGAGATGAGGCTTACATCGGAGTTTTGATAGATGATTTGGTGACCAAAGGGGTCAATGAGCCTTACCGTATGTTTACCTCTCGGGCAGAGTACCGCATTTTGCTTAGAAACGATAATGCCGATTTGCGCTTATGTCCTCATGGTTTTGCGCTGGGAACATTAGATACAAAATACAAAAAGGCCTTTGAAAATTACCAAAAACAAGTAGAATTATTAAAGGCGGACCCAAATCATCAAATAGATGAAACCGACCTTTACCCATGGAGTGCCGAAAAGGTTCGTTTTCATGTGGAAGTACATCAGAAATATTCGGGCTATTACGAACGCAACAAAAAAGATGCCGAAAAGTTGGCTCAATCTGATAATATCGTTATTCCGGAAGGGTTTGATCCTTCGTCAGTCAAAGGTTTGTTGATTGAGAGCAGACAAAAGTTAAAGGCCGTATGTCCTCGCACGTTGGGGCAGGCCTCTCGCATACCGGGAGTGACACCGGCCGATATCCAATTGTTGGCTATTCATATTGAACGTTTTCGGAGGCTTAAACATGCAGAAAAAAATGCGTGA
- the mnmE gene encoding tRNA uridine-5-carboxymethylaminomethyl(34) synthesis GTPase MnmE has protein sequence MQTTIVAPATAAGQSAVSLVRLSGPESLSILRKLTQANKVFPPREQVFCRLKDGDSVLDEALVCYFPAPRSFTGEDVVEFALHGSAYIRGRLLELLCQAGAVPAARGEFSYRAFLNGKMDLLEAQGLCDLISAGNKAAHDLALSSLDGRLSEKFTHIKSALSELLAQIEVRLDDVDEEMTPLSEEYVSTVLQEQIHVLNKLADTFSVGRLIKEGVKTAIVGAPNCGKSSLLNALVGFDRAIVADQSGTTRDTVEETLDLEGQKFILTDTAGIREHALDPAEQEGMRRSLRAMEKADLVLFVTDLTRELTLEEQALWTDVEKQNKPVILVLNKTDRAPEGRCSLEGKALKTVYVSCQNGQGLDILKKEILSFVSAPQFEQQDGVMISNLRQYEAVLHAQTELESALVQLKYQAGLELYAEHIRSCLGALKDLIGEVTPDDVLGIIFSKFCMGK, from the coding sequence ATGCAAACTACCATTGTCGCACCGGCTACTGCAGCCGGTCAAAGTGCCGTTTCTTTGGTCCGTTTAAGCGGACCGGAGAGTTTGTCTATATTGCGCAAACTCACGCAAGCAAATAAAGTTTTTCCGCCGCGTGAGCAAGTGTTTTGTCGTTTAAAAGACGGAGATAGTGTGTTAGATGAGGCATTGGTTTGTTATTTTCCGGCACCGCGCAGTTTTACGGGGGAAGATGTGGTAGAATTTGCCTTACACGGATCTGCCTACATTCGTGGACGATTGTTGGAACTTTTGTGCCAAGCCGGTGCGGTACCTGCCGCAAGGGGGGAATTTTCTTATCGGGCTTTTTTGAACGGAAAAATGGATTTGTTGGAAGCACAAGGCTTATGTGATTTAATTTCCGCCGGAAATAAAGCCGCGCATGATTTAGCCCTTTCTTCCTTAGATGGCAGACTCAGTGAAAAATTTACCCACATTAAATCTGCTTTATCGGAGTTATTGGCGCAGATAGAAGTGCGTTTAGATGATGTAGATGAAGAAATGACTCCGTTATCTGAAGAATATGTCTCCACTGTTTTACAAGAACAAATCCACGTATTAAACAAATTGGCAGATACCTTTTCCGTCGGACGTCTTATTAAAGAAGGGGTAAAAACAGCCATCGTGGGTGCGCCAAATTGCGGTAAATCCAGTTTACTCAATGCTTTAGTAGGTTTTGACCGGGCCATCGTGGCAGACCAAAGCGGCACTACCAGAGACACCGTAGAAGAAACCCTAGATTTGGAGGGGCAAAAATTTATTTTAACCGATACTGCCGGTATCCGCGAACATGCCTTAGACCCTGCCGAACAAGAAGGTATGAGACGCAGTTTGCGCGCGATGGAAAAGGCTGACTTGGTGTTGTTTGTGACGGATTTAACCAGAGAATTAACCTTAGAGGAGCAGGCTCTTTGGACAGATGTGGAAAAACAAAATAAACCCGTCATTTTGGTGCTAAATAAAACAGATCGCGCACCGGAGGGTCGTTGCTCTTTGGAAGGAAAAGCCTTAAAAACCGTTTATGTTTCTTGTCAAAACGGACAAGGGTTAGACATATTAAAAAAAGAGATTTTATCTTTTGTTTCCGCGCCACAATTTGAACAACAAGACGGGGTAATGATTTCTAACTTGCGCCAATATGAGGCCGTCTTGCATGCACAAACGGAGCTGGAAAGCGCGTTGGTGCAACTGAAATATCAAGCAGGGTTGGAACTATATGCTGAGCATATTCGCTCTTGCTTGGGTGCTTTAAAAGATTTGATCGGTGAAGTGACTCCCGATGATGTACTTGGAATTATTTTTTCTAAATTTTGCATGGGTAAATAA